Proteins encoded together in one Blastocatellia bacterium window:
- a CDS encoding S9 family peptidase, with product MRRIHLLTGLLVALLAVMPIAARQQATQAEPGRLTLDNVFTYAPQHPGELQWQADGSGYLMLEPSAVKERLDLVRYDAATGARTILVAADQLVPRGAAAPLQIEQYDFSADGQLVLIFTNSARVWRSNTRGDYWVFDLKSRRLHKLGGDAKPSTLMFAKFSPDASRVGYVRENNLYVESLADGRITRLTSDGTRYIVNGTFDWVYEEELFCRDGWRWSPDGKQIAYWQLNSEGVKEMSLINNTAALYPIITTFPYPKAGETNSAARVGVINAQGGATRWFDVPGDPRNNYLPRMEWAASSDEVIIQQLNRLQNTNVVMLGDAHSGHVRQILTEKDDAWVDTAWGDIDWDKHGLARGDVEWLDGGKRFLWASERDGWRHIYSVSRDGQTVRPVTPGNYDVIGVEQVDAAGGWLYFSASPDNATQRYLFRARLDGTGTAERLTPAGEPGNHYYIFSPRSDLAIHTYSTFTRVPVIDVVRLPQHASARTLIDNHDLQERLGKLKQCPTEFFRVDIGEGVQLDGWMIKPPDFDASKRYPVLFYVYGEPWGQTVLDQWDGGNRMWHWMLAQQGYLIVSVDNRGTPAPRGRAWRKSIYRRIGLLNSQDQANAARAISKWPFVDPHRMAIWGWSGGGSSTLNAMFRYPDVYQVGMSVAPVPDIHYYDTIYQERYCGLPQDHPEEYKQSSPITFAGQLRGELLVVHGTGDDNVHYQGTEALINALVAAGKPFTMMAYPNRSHGIYEGPGTTRHLYTLLTRYFNEKLPPGPR from the coding sequence TGTGTTCACCTACGCGCCGCAGCATCCCGGCGAGCTGCAATGGCAAGCGGATGGCAGCGGCTACCTGATGCTTGAGCCATCGGCGGTGAAAGAACGGCTCGACCTTGTGCGTTATGACGCGGCGACCGGCGCGCGGACCATCCTGGTTGCCGCCGATCAACTGGTGCCGCGGGGCGCTGCCGCGCCGCTCCAGATCGAGCAATACGACTTCAGTGCCGACGGTCAGCTAGTGCTGATCTTCACCAACTCGGCGCGCGTCTGGCGCAGCAATACGCGCGGCGATTACTGGGTGTTCGACCTGAAAAGCCGGCGGCTGCATAAGCTCGGCGGCGACGCGAAACCCTCGACGCTGATGTTTGCGAAGTTCTCGCCCGACGCCTCGCGCGTCGGTTATGTGCGCGAGAATAATCTCTATGTCGAAAGCCTCGCCGATGGCCGCATCACCCGCCTCACCAGCGACGGCACGCGCTATATCGTCAACGGCACTTTCGATTGGGTCTATGAAGAGGAGCTGTTCTGCCGTGACGGCTGGCGCTGGTCGCCGGACGGCAAGCAAATCGCTTACTGGCAGCTCAACTCGGAAGGCGTCAAAGAGATGTCGTTGATTAACAACACGGCGGCGCTCTATCCGATCATCACGACTTTCCCTTACCCGAAAGCCGGCGAGACGAATTCGGCGGCGCGCGTCGGCGTCATCAACGCGCAAGGCGGCGCGACGCGCTGGTTCGATGTGCCGGGCGACCCACGGAACAACTACCTGCCGCGAATGGAGTGGGCGGCGAGCAGTGATGAAGTCATCATCCAGCAACTCAACCGCCTGCAAAACACCAACGTCGTCATGCTCGGCGACGCGCACAGCGGCCATGTGCGGCAGATTCTGACCGAGAAAGACGACGCCTGGGTAGACACCGCCTGGGGCGACATTGATTGGGATAAGCACGGGCTGGCGCGCGGCGATGTCGAATGGCTCGACGGCGGCAAGCGTTTTCTGTGGGCGAGCGAGCGCGACGGCTGGCGGCACATCTACTCTGTGTCACGCGATGGCCAGACGGTGCGCCCGGTCACGCCCGGCAACTACGACGTGATCGGTGTCGAACAGGTTGACGCAGCGGGCGGCTGGCTCTACTTCTCGGCTTCGCCCGACAACGCGACGCAGCGTTATCTCTTCCGCGCGCGCCTCGACGGCACAGGTACGGCTGAACGCCTGACGCCGGCCGGCGAGCCGGGTAACCATTATTACATTTTCTCGCCGCGCAGTGACCTGGCGATTCACACCTATTCGACCTTCACGCGGGTTCCCGTCATTGACGTCGTCCGCTTGCCGCAACATGCGAGCGCGCGAACACTGATCGATAATCACGACCTGCAAGAGCGGCTCGGCAAACTGAAGCAGTGCCCGACCGAGTTCTTCCGCGTAGACATCGGCGAAGGCGTCCAGCTCGACGGCTGGATGATCAAGCCGCCCGACTTTGATGCGAGCAAACGCTACCCTGTGCTGTTTTACGTTTACGGCGAGCCGTGGGGGCAGACCGTTTTGGACCAGTGGGACGGCGGCAATCGCATGTGGCATTGGATGCTGGCGCAGCAGGGTTACCTCATCGTCAGCGTAGACAATCGCGGCACCCCCGCGCCGCGCGGGCGCGCATGGCGTAAATCCATCTATCGCCGCATCGGCCTGCTCAACTCACAGGATCAAGCCAACGCCGCTCGCGCCATCAGCAAGTGGCCGTTCGTTGACCCGCACCGCATGGCGATCTGGGGCTGGAGCGGCGGCGGTTCGTCAACGCTCAACGCGATGTTCCGCTACCCGGACGTGTATCAGGTCGGCATGTCGGTTGCGCCCGTGCCAGACATTCACTATTACGACACGATCTATCAGGAGCGTTACTGCGGGCTGCCGCAGGATCATCCCGAAGAGTACAAGCAAAGCTCGCCGATCACCTTTGCCGGCCAGTTGCGCGGCGAATTGCTGGTGGTTCACGGCACTGGCGACGACAACGTGCATTATCAGGGAACCGAGGCGCTGATCAATGCGCTGGTGGCCGCGGGCAAGCCATTCACGATGATGGCTTACCCGAACCGCTCGCACGGCATTTATGAAGGGCCGGGCACGACGCGCCATCTGTACACACTGCTGACCCGCTATTTCAACGAAAAGCTGCCGCCGGGGCCGCGCTGA